From the Thermoproteota archaeon genome, the window GTTTATCAAATGAATGGTTTGTATGTTTTTAACGCAAAGAATTTTCTCAAAAAAGGAAAAAAAATTATGCAGAAAATGATTCCATGTGAGATTCCCTTAGAAACAGGACTGATGATCGATACTGAATTTGAATTTAATTTAGCAAAACTAATTTTAGAAAATAAAAAGAACTAAAAACTACCAAGCAGTCCATCCACCATCAATAATTAAATTTGAGCCAGTCATATATGATGATGCATCAGACATCAAAAATAATATTGCTCCCTTATAGTCTTCCTTCTTTGCCATTCTACCTAGAATGGTTTTCTCTGAATATTTGTTGATGAATTCTTTTGTCTGATAGCTATTATCTTGAACTCCTCCTAGTGTTAACGTGTTTACACGAATGTTTTTTTTATTCCAATATGCAGCAAGATATCGAGTAAGGTTTACTATTCCTCCCTTTGATGCTGCGTAAGAAACAGGGGAGTTTAAGTTACTCTTTCCATAAATTCTTTGGTCTGCACCAGAAATCCCATATATTGAAGAAATATTTACAATTACACCGTTTTTTTGTTTCACCATTACTTTTCCGACTTCCTGACAGCAGATAAAAACCGCAGTAAGATTAAGAT encodes:
- a CDS encoding SDR family NAD(P)-dependent oxidoreductase, coding for MHFKSVNKIFNLQNKVIILTGSAGLLGTEYANILSDAGATLILVDTNTTKNIELKNKINKQYKSNSIAMNVDITSKNDVQKMVLDVVSKYGKIDGLINNAFLNHAKNQSQNGKNSFESFPIEIWNKSLDLNLTAVFICCQEVGKVMVKQKNGVIVNISSIYGISGADQRIYGKSNLNSPVSYAASKGGIVNLTRYLAAYWNKKNIRVNTLTLGGVQDNSYQTKEFINKYSEKTILGRMAKKEDYKGAILFLMSDASSYMTGSNLIIDGGWTAW